The following proteins are encoded in a genomic region of Ancylomarina subtilis:
- a CDS encoding SIR2 family protein → MRPKVSILVGSGFSIPEGLPSVGQLNQRLSKIDESEILIHTDQTAIFLNGQNDPNRWSRRDERIFLQEFLEFYNAEVLKKTEEFHYETFYDYYSGYLTNRENKETIEDFYKKFNDRHTKGAIIYRDCYNRISDFNRSFNQLLASQLHKKQYFEDVSTLNYPPYDPFIGFLKDLLKTNDVKFHTLNHDLFFDWIGKNHSDLWQHFTDGYQLEGSPFYGTVSYDFNSGTDNKVHKTYYVKLERYTDKFDKPLSLFKLHGSIYNTIVYTPQPDQQRIRLKDNYAISQFYMETPDPKTGEPKLEYLLDEVSPDFLSGTTNKTRFYTRDPYYKNLFKHFENNLSESELLVVIGYGFNDGGINEYLEKYFLSRGKHMVIIDPYKPKSHLIEKYSATYIPKGVTQVTYQEYMELIPAELNPVNK, encoded by the coding sequence ATGAGACCAAAAGTATCGATATTAGTTGGATCAGGGTTTTCAATACCAGAAGGACTCCCTAGTGTGGGACAATTAAACCAGAGGCTATCCAAAATTGACGAAAGTGAAATTTTAATACATACTGACCAAACCGCAATTTTCTTAAACGGGCAGAATGATCCTAATCGTTGGTCCAGAAGGGATGAAAGAATCTTTCTTCAAGAATTTTTGGAGTTTTACAATGCTGAAGTATTAAAGAAAACAGAAGAGTTTCATTACGAAACATTTTATGACTATTATTCGGGTTACTTAACAAACCGTGAAAACAAGGAAACCATTGAAGATTTTTATAAAAAGTTTAATGATAGACACACCAAAGGAGCAATTATTTATAGAGACTGTTACAATAGAATTTCAGACTTTAATAGAAGCTTCAATCAACTTTTAGCTTCTCAATTACACAAGAAACAGTATTTCGAGGATGTTAGCACTTTAAATTATCCACCATATGATCCATTTATTGGTTTCTTAAAAGATTTACTAAAAACAAATGATGTAAAATTTCATACGCTTAATCATGATTTATTTTTTGACTGGATCGGTAAAAATCATTCAGATCTCTGGCAACATTTCACCGACGGATATCAACTTGAAGGTTCTCCATTTTATGGAACAGTAAGTTATGATTTTAATAGTGGAACAGATAATAAGGTGCATAAGACGTACTATGTGAAGTTAGAACGTTACACAGATAAGTTCGACAAACCTCTATCTTTATTTAAACTTCATGGTAGCATTTACAATACAATCGTTTATACTCCGCAACCTGATCAACAAAGAATACGTCTCAAAGATAATTATGCCATTTCCCAGTTTTACATGGAAACACCTGACCCAAAAACTGGTGAACCTAAACTTGAATACTTATTGGATGAAGTTTCTCCAGATTTTTTAAGTGGAACTACTAACAAAACAAGATTTTATACTAGAGACCCATATTATAAAAATCTCTTCAAACACTTTGAGAATAATTTATCTGAATCAGAGCTGCTTGTAGTTATTGGATATGGTTTTAATGATGGTGGTATTAATGAATATCTTGAAAAGTACTTTCTATCAAGGGGTAAGCATATGGTTATAATAGATCCGTATAAACCCAAGTCACACTTAATTGAAAAATATTCTGCGACATATATACCTAAAGGAGTAACTCAAGTAACATATCAAGAATATATGGAGCTAATTCCTGCTGAGTTAAACCCTGTA